In Planctomycetia bacterium, one DNA window encodes the following:
- a CDS encoding LOG family protein: PAEQRPNPYITPELCFQFRYFALRKLHFLLRAKALVVFPGGFGTLDELTDALTLRQTHRMQEIPIILYGRQFWEQVIDIQFLADEGVIADEHIDLIDYAETPQEAWDTIVRFHAERGTKPANI; encoded by the coding sequence GCCGGCGGAACAGCGACCGAATCCGTATATTACGCCGGAGCTGTGTTTTCAGTTTCGCTATTTTGCGCTCCGCAAGTTGCATTTCCTGTTGCGCGCGAAGGCGCTCGTCGTCTTCCCGGGCGGCTTCGGCACGTTGGACGAACTCACGGACGCCCTCACGCTCCGGCAGACGCATCGCATGCAGGAGATCCCGATTATCCTGTATGGTCGCCAATTCTGGGAGCAAGTGATCGACATCCAGTTTCTCGCCGACGAGGGCGTCATCGCCGACGAACACATCGACCTCATCGACTACGCCGAGACGCCCCAAGAGGCTTGGGACACCATCGTCCGCTTTCACGCTGAACGAGGGACAAAACCAGCCAACATTTGA